A genomic window from Anticarsia gemmatalis isolate Benzon Research Colony breed Stoneville strain chromosome 22, ilAntGemm2 primary, whole genome shotgun sequence includes:
- the LOC142982732 gene encoding transmembrane protein 234 homolog, with product MLDAIGLLVLTGALWGCTNPFIRQGTKGLRNVTATTRVGQAWAEITFLLGNWRYVLPWLINQAGSLVYLVAVRRAPLSLAVPTANSLAFAFTAITGATLGAEEPLDKWSLLGIILIMGGTTICCYDTS from the exons gTCTTTTAGTGCTCACCGGAGCATTGTGGGGCTGTACTAACCCTTTCATACGTCAAGGCACAAAAGGTCTACGTAATGTTACAGCCACTACTCGTGTGGGTCAAGCTTGGGCTGAAATAACCTTCTTACTTGGCAACTGGAGG TACGTATTGCCGTGGTTGATCAATCAGGCAGGCTCCCTAGTGTACCTGGTGGCAGTTCGTCGAGCACCACTGTCCTTGGCCGTGCCTACTGCTAACAGTCTGGCTTTCGCATTCACTGCTATCACCGGAGCCACGCTAGGCGCTGAAGAACCGCTCGACAAAT GGTCCCTATTGggtataatacttattatggGAGGCACTACAATTTGCTGTTATGACACGAGCTGA
- the LOC142982731 gene encoding uncharacterized protein LOC142982731, protein MAQIATYVFVDLETTSLPNLEHNQTRITELCMLAVKRRHILDIKSGLPRVQHKLTLCFNPGRTIAPGSTEASGLDNDLLEHESRFNINTVETIKSFLDGLEAPVCLIAHNGHKFDFPILRHHFEKLNSSGLFNDVMCADSLYAFYDLRDGLEKDIFFPSNGDEIACLGTKEDKEYSQQLDYKQINERTPSKRKLESDENDPELKRAKSELDEKRRKRVRKLFYDDDPKPDMSFRVQDLHDRIGEQKSKLTAHRAESDCIMVCEIAVHLSNKFVEWVDDNHYPFEEGKPMTPGVPLGF, encoded by the coding sequence ATGGCGCAAATCGCGACTTATGTGTTCGTAGATTTAGAAACGACTAGTCTTCCAAATCTTGAGCACAATCAAACacggattacagaattatgcaTGTTAGCAGTGAAACGAAGGCATATTCTGGATATAAAATCTGGGCTACCGCGAGTTCAACATAAACTTACCTTGTGTTTCAACCCGGGCCGAACGATCGCTCCTGGATCTACGGAAGCTTCAGGTCTCGACAACGACTTGTTAGAACATGAATCAAGATTCAATATCAATACTGTTGAGACTATCAAATCCTTCTTAGACGGTCTAGAAGCACCTGTGTGTTTGATCGCTCATAACGGACATAAGTTCGACTTTCCGATACTGAGACATCATTTTGAGAAGCTTAACTCGTCGGGTTTATTTAATGATGTTATGTGTGCTGATAGTCTTTATGCGTTTTATGATTTAAGGGATGGACTtgaaaaagatatttttttcccaAGTAATGGTGATGAGATTGCCTGTTTGGGGACAAAAGAAGACAAAGAATATTCTCAACAACTTGACTACAAGCAAATTAACGAAAGAACGCCATCAAAACGGAAATTGGAATCTGATGAAAATGATCCAGAATTGAAACGGGCAAAGAGTGAACTTGATGAAAAGAGAAGAAAAAGAGTGAGGAAACTTTTCTATGATGATGACCCAAAGCCTGATATGTCATTTAGAGTGCAAGACCTTCATGATAGGATAGGTGAACAAAAGAGTAAATTGACTGCACACAGAGCTGAGAGTGATTGTATCATGGTGTGTGAAATAGCAGTCCATTTGAGTAACAAGTTTGTTGAATGGGTAGATGACAATCATTATCCATTTGAAGAAGGTAAACCTATGACACCTGGAGTACCTTTAGGCTTTTAG
- the LOC142982910 gene encoding uncharacterized protein LOC142982910, translating into MKPISPIAPLELERPLPPEPIPPKPPEIEPHIFEKPAFLPTKPIPHSPKISPSSIPNPNPSVTTTKHIEPGYPNYGSYLYSIPGFSAFQPVNHSGMAGYHPGLLPPTQPLQPDTVAPDFPFQHPSLLHSSKDPILDESSMESDALHVVEESEPPTDFEDHFTPEIISTVSSVSTPEVSKAQPTESKMSITSLAQGSGATVTIPSIPPSKEIKKKPERFSLKTSIPISKIDMKCVSTPPDSLFQNSLTKKPFNPVFTKDPPRVEIQSNIVIKSATKETEIKDTVKPVIPVTSSINTLINNTDALKKTDNKFRIPDPPKSDPPAETKTTPALTKPLFNPMNIETNKVKVNKPPERETFTNDAKNQILFIQNKNNNNQNPKMLLTIQQQNPQVLLQRTNFESKNSQAPSRLLNQSKKCKDDVVNEGTSSKVVALKRLHQENCDENDFENLITENQIYGNKIVVKEKSQGTQQEQDLKNKKTVTEKLTTTEPKSVVLQPNFLYLSNVQFPANMMIVKNNSKVTQTPDNNKAKLTTNENKIVNEVNVVTSTAEVNVNINNKAVKSAPVTVVNKEIQILKTTNNVIQPLQSKAKVDIVIPKPDSGLSMPEIVISRSDPVLSMPEIVISKSDPVLNMPEIVISKSDPVLSMPEIVISRSDPVLSMPEIVINKPDAVISIPEIVMSKPDIVMSKPEMIFTKPEIVFSKPEIVMTRQEMVFTKPEIIIKKPEVIINTPENIVITQPEIEIRNPVIQSERGQVIVNQVPQFLYQVPLSTIVEAEKITVPKVVNIEPEKIAQTIPPKIVAPKKETPKKETPKPVKTNDKIVIACPKDSKLQPQIVITSLRHNKPAAITKPEEMSSLDIYEKRKRLRRLKYLSNRDHHPLKEAKQDARQQASSAPVKKVDKNDPSSNIITPEQIKSEIYKEMAIAKGKVDEESSESDSDDSEAELKQYKAIIKEYGRTKGSRKKKSRKRKAEFLANFNLASQEAFKEKDLDLQDRMLKHDRVRRAYAAVGRLDVLLNGQEKAPSPAPEPLRAKISIFAEENCETIRKKSKFLSVFKLTQVTQKYKESYEYAWDTILKERQRRDSNTDENATVTWPSFYLHTRGQLQLMTEIKQSVNENNNLIKKMLDREEQPGESISVLAEKNFSELNRLSKMADRSLKLVSGQNTRKRDLNPGFDSENIQTVQVEQPFYDYPKLNIPDISNIISLKSPQECERGVTTQATSMDEPQSCAAGVQETVVEAPPMPDKSEDAWCQVNEPFWPGVDLLIKSYKDYDIGRRREIADLHRRNTSLRVEGAHITRSASRDSDRALALLAERQNLAVEESNLRLSLVKLRAAIDEVKNFTGEHDFC; encoded by the exons ATGAAGCCGATCTCCCCGATCGCACCCTTGGAGCTCGAGAGACCATTACCCCCTGAACCTATCCCTCCCAAACCACCAGAAATAGAGccacacatttttgaaaaacCAGCTTTTCTTCCTACAAAGCCCATTCCACATTCACCAAAGATTTCACCATCGTCTATTCCGAACCCGAACCCAAGCGTAACGACTACTAAACATATAGAACCTGGCTATCCTAACTATGGCAGTTACCTGTACTCAATACCAGGGTTTTCAGCATTCCAGCCGGTCAATCACTCCGGGATGGCGGGTTACCATCCCGGCCTCCTCCCACCGACCCAACCTCTCCAGCCTGATACAGTGGCTCCAGATTTTCCTTTCCAACATCCCAGTCTTTTACACTCGTCAAAAGATCCGATTCTGGACGAGAGTAGTATGGAGAGTGACGCGCTACACGTGGTGGAGGAATCTGAACCTCCGACTGACTTCGAGGACCACTTCACTCCGGAGATAATATCGACGGTATCCAGTGTGTCTACGCCGGAGGTGAGCAAGGCTCAACCCACCGAGTCCAAGATGAGCATCACATCGCTGGCGCAGGGCTCGGGAGCCACAGTCACCATCCCCTCGATACCTCCCAGCAAAGAAATCAAAAAGAAACCTGAACGGTTTAGTTTAAAAACCAGTATACCTATAAGCAAAATAGATATGAAGTGTGTAAGCACTCCGCCAGATTCGCTATTTCAAAATTCTTTAACGAAGAAACCGTTCAACCCTGTCTTCACCAAAGATCCCCCGCGAGTAGAGATTCAAAGTAATATCGTTATTAAGTCAGCGACAAAAGAGACGGAAATCAAAGATACAGTCAAACCTGTGATTCCAGTCACAAGTAGTATAAACACGTTAATAAACAACACCGATGCGTTAAAAAAGACAGATAATAAGTTTCGAATACCTGACCCACCAAAGTCTGATCCACCGGCCGAGACCAAGACCACCCCAGCTCTAACTAAACCTTTGTTCAACCCCATGaacattgaaacaaacaaagtcAAAGTAAATAAACCTCCAGAAAGAGAAACGTTCACGAACGACGCAAAGAACCAAATATTGTTTATTCAGAACAAGAATAACAATAATCAAAATCCAAAAATGTTGCTAACGATACAACAACAAAATCCGCAAGTATTGTTACAGAGAACGAATTTTGAGTCAAAAAACTCGCAAGCTCCTTCACGACTGTTAAACCAAAGTAAGAAGTGCAAAGATGACGTAGTTAACGAAGGCACTTCGTCAAAAGTAGTCGCACTAAAGAGGTTACATCAAGAGAATTGTGACGAAAATGACTTTGAGAATTTGATCACTGAGAATCAGATCTATGGTAACAAGATAGTCGTGAAGGAGAAGTCGCAGGGAACGCAGCAGGAGCAagacttaaaaaataagaaaacggTGACGGAAAAACTCACCACAACCGAACCGAAAAGTGTCGTTTTACAGCcaaattttttatatttaagcaaTGTACAGTTTCCGGCCAACATGATGATTGTGAAAAATAACTCTAAGGTAACGCAAACACCAGACAATAACAAAGCAAAACTGACGACGAACGAAAACAAAATTGTGAATGAAGTAAACGTTGTAACATCTACAGCTGAGGTTAATGTTAACATCAACAACAAAGCTGTTAAATCAGCACCCGTCACAGTTGTTaacaaagaaatacaaatactaaAGACGACTAACAATGTGATACAACCTCTACAGAGCAAAGCTAAAGTCGATATAGTGATACCCAAACCTGATTCCGGGTTAAGCATGCCTGAAATTGTGATAAGCCGGTCTGATCCTGTGCTAAGCATGCCTGAGATTGTAATAAGCAAATCTGATCCTGTATTAAACATGCCTGAAATTGTAATAAGCAAGTCTGATCCCGTATTGAGCATGCCTGAAATTGTAATAAGTAGGTCTGATCCTGTGTTAAGTATGCCTGAGATAGTGATAAATAAGCCTGATGCCGTGATAAGCATCCCTGAAATTGTGATGAGCAAGCCTGACATCGTAATGTCAAAACCGGAGATGATATTTACGAAACCGGAGATCGTGTTTTCAAAACCGGAAATCGTAATGACAAGACAGGAAATGGTATTTACAAAACCAGAGATCATTATCAAAAAACCGGAAGTGATCATAAACACAcctgaaaatattgttataactCAGCCTGAGATCGAAATAAGAAACCCTGTGATACAATCAGAACGTGGACAAGTCATTGTGAACCAAGTTCCACAATTTCTCTATCAAGTGCCACTATCAACCATCGTAGAAGCTGAAAAGATTACCGTGCCTAAAGTAGTCAATATAGAACCAGAAAAAATCGCACAAACTATCCCTCCAAAAATAGTTGCTCCAAAAAAAGAGACTCCAAAGAAAGAAACTCCTAAACCGGTGAAAACGAATGATAAAATTGTGATAGCCTGCCCTAAAGATTCGAAACTGCAGCCACAAATAGTTATAACTAGTCTTCGACATAATAAACCCGCAGCAATTACTAAACCGGAAGAGATGAGTTCTTTAGATATTTATGAGAAACGGAAACGATTGAGACGCCTGAAATATCTGTCGAACCGCGATCATCATCCATTAAAAGAGGCGAAACAAGACGCCCGGCAACAAGCGAGTAGCGCGCCAGTGAAGAAAGTTGATAAAAATGATCCTAGTAGTAATATCATAACTCCTGAACAAATTAAAAGTGAAATATACAAAGAAATGGCCATCGCTAAAGGAAAAGTAGATGAAGAGAGCAGCGAGAGTGATTCTGATGATTCAGAAGCTGAATTGAAACAATATAAAGCTATCATCAAAGAGTATGGACGTACTAAAGGCTCTAGAAAGAAAAAAAGTAGAAAGAGGAAAGCTGAATTTCTTGCTAATTTCAATTTGGCCTCACAGGAAGCTTTTAAAG AAAAAGACCTGGATCTTCAGGACAGGATGCTGAAGCACGACCGAGTACGTCGAGCATACGCGGCTGTTGGTCGACTAGATGTGCTGCTCAACGGTCAAGAGAAGGCACCCTCGCCAGCTCCGGAGCCTCTACGAGCAAAGATCAGTATCTTCGCTGAAGAAAACTGCGAAACAATACGAAAGAAGTCCAAGTTCCTATCAGTGTTCAAGTTGACGCAAGTCACGCAGAAGTACAAAGAAA GTTACGAGTACGCTTGGGATACAATCTTGAAAGAACGACAAAGACGCGACAGTAACACCGACGAGAACGCGACCGTTACCTGGCCCTCGTTCTACCTGCACACGCGCGGACAACTGCAACTAAtgactgaaataaaacaatccgtcaacgaaaacaataatttgatcAAAAAAATGCTCGACCGAGAAGAACAACCCGGTGAAAGTATCAGTGTGCTAGCAGAAAAGAATTTCTCTGAACTCAATCGTCTTTCCAAAATGGCTGACCGTAGCCTCAAACTCGTGAGCGGACAAAACACAAGGAAAAGAGACTTAAATCCCGGTTTCGACAGCGAAAACATCCAAACAGTTCAAGTTGAACAACCTTTTTATGATTATCCTAAGTTAAATATACCGGATATATCCAACATTATTTCGTTGAAGTCGCCGCAGGAGTGTGAGAGGGGTGTGACGACACAGGCGACATCCATGGACGAGCCTCAGAGCTGCGCCGCGGGGGTGCAGGAGACTGTTGTCGAAGCACCCCCGATGCCGGACAAGAGCGAAGACGCGTGGTGTCAGGTCAATGAACCGTTCTGGCCTGGCGTGGACCTCCTCATAAAGAGCTACAAGGACTACGACATAG GTCGTCGGCGGGAGATAGCGGACTTGCATCGTCGCAACACGTCGCTGCGTGTAGAGGGCGCGCACATCACACGATCAGCGTCGCGAGACTCGGACCGTGCTCTGGCGCTGCTTGCCGAACGACAGAACCTTGCCGTAGAAGAGAGCAATCTGCGTCTATCACTCGTCAAACTCAGAGCGGCCATAGATGAAGTCAAAAACTTTACTGGAGAACACGATTTTTGCTAA